From Lonchura striata isolate bLonStr1 chromosome 3, bLonStr1.mat, whole genome shotgun sequence, one genomic window encodes:
- the LOC110475988 gene encoding small basic protein 1-like — MRVLCVVVAVLLLLSLATPGHGQPKGFCDGYCAHACGETEEWSFNPYCEELHCCIPSPKKGK; from the exons ATGAGGGTGCTCTGCGTGGTCGTTGCTGTGCTCCTGCTTCTCTCCCTGGCCACCCCAG GGCACGGGCAGCCCAAGGGCTTTTGTGACGGGTACTGCGCCCACGCGTGCGGCGAAACTGAGGAGTGGTCCTTCAACCCCTACTGCGAGGAGCTGCACTGCTGCATCCCCTCTCCCAAAAAGGGGAAATGA